One stretch of Labrenzia sp. CE80 DNA includes these proteins:
- a CDS encoding DUF1127 domain-containing protein, which yields MTVIDADLQLRGDQGSLRSAFLAYVYRKFVLWQHMWRSRAQLSKLSDEALADIGVSRAVANGEACRPFWATSKRPY from the coding sequence ATGACTGTGATTGATGCAGATCTTCAGCTGAGAGGCGACCAGGGGTCGCTGAGATCGGCATTCTTGGCTTATGTGTATCGCAAATTTGTGTTGTGGCAGCACATGTGGCGTTCGAGAGCACAGCTCTCAAAGCTTTCAGATGAAGCGCTGGCCGACATCGGCGTGAGCCGCGCAGTTGCAAATGGCGAGGCCTGCCGTCCCTTCTGGGCCACCTCCAAGCGCCCTTACTGA
- a CDS encoding DUF2164 domain-containing protein: protein MAELELSKEDRERLTRLVQDYTRDELDQDIGNMEAGFLLDRLIGPLGTVFYNKGLRDASALFARRADDMADELYAMERINPVDR, encoded by the coding sequence ATGGCCGAATTGGAATTGTCCAAGGAAGATCGAGAGCGGTTGACCCGTCTGGTGCAGGACTATACGCGGGACGAACTGGATCAGGACATCGGCAACATGGAAGCAGGTTTCCTGCTTGACCGTCTGATCGGGCCTCTTGGCACGGTTTTCTACAACAAGGGCCTGCGCGACGCGTCAGCTCTCTTCGCACGCCGGGCCGATGATATGGCCGACGAGCTTTATGCCATGGAACGGATCAATCCGGTCGACCGGTAG
- the purC gene encoding phosphoribosylaminoimidazolesuccinocarboxamide synthase has translation MDFLKHSRYVPMNRRRRIYEGKAKILYEGPEPGTLIQHFKDDATAFNNKKHEIIDGKGVLNNRISEYVFNNLNAIGIPTHFIRRMNMREQLIREVEIIPLEVVVRNVAAGSIAKRLGIEEGTQLPRSIIEFYYKNDELDDPIVAEEHVTAFGWATPQELDDIMALAIRVNDFLSGLFLGVGIRLVDFKIECGRLFEGDMMRIVVADEISPDSCRLWDIKTNEKMDKDRFRREMGGMLEAYQDVAKRLGILNENDRPAGSGPTLVQ, from the coding sequence ATGGATTTTCTCAAACATTCACGGTATGTGCCAATGAATCGCCGCCGTCGCATATATGAAGGCAAAGCCAAGATCCTCTATGAAGGCCCAGAGCCTGGAACGCTGATTCAGCATTTCAAGGACGATGCAACTGCCTTCAACAACAAGAAACACGAGATTATCGACGGCAAAGGCGTGTTGAACAACCGGATCTCCGAGTACGTCTTCAACAACCTGAACGCCATTGGCATTCCGACCCACTTCATCCGTCGCATGAACATGCGCGAGCAGCTGATCCGCGAAGTCGAGATCATTCCGCTGGAAGTGGTGGTGCGCAATGTGGCCGCCGGCTCCATCGCCAAGCGCCTTGGCATTGAAGAAGGCACCCAGCTGCCGCGGTCCATTATCGAGTTCTATTACAAAAACGACGAGCTGGACGACCCGATCGTGGCTGAAGAACACGTGACGGCATTCGGCTGGGCAACCCCTCAGGAACTCGACGACATCATGGCGCTGGCCATCCGCGTCAACGATTTCCTCTCTGGATTGTTCCTCGGCGTCGGCATTCGTCTTGTCGACTTCAAGATCGAGTGCGGCCGTCTGTTTGAAGGCGACATGATGCGCATCGTTGTTGCTGACGAGATCTCCCCGGACAGCTGCCGTCTTTGGGACATCAAGACCAACGAGAAGATGGACAAGGACCGCTTCCGCCGTGAAATGGGCGGGATGCTGGAAGCCTATCAGGACGTCGCCAAGCGGCTGGGCATTCTCAACGAGAACGACCGCCCGGCAGGTTCCGGCCCGACGCTGGTTCAGTAA
- a CDS encoding peroxiredoxin-like family protein produces the protein MLIPRQPVPGLTAETISHGTFDLAKDGAEWGTLVVFYRGLHCPICATYLKELERLTPEFEKRGVKTVALSSDDADRAAQMAEKVGADNLRFGHSVPLTVAKDWGLYISTSRGTTSIGIEEPALFSEPGVFLVRSNGELYFASFQTMPFVRPHFQEMVGALDFVKANDYPGRGEYTGAV, from the coding sequence ATGCTTATTCCAAGACAGCCTGTCCCGGGCCTTACCGCCGAGACAATTTCCCATGGCACTTTTGATTTGGCCAAAGACGGCGCCGAATGGGGCACCCTTGTTGTGTTCTACCGCGGCCTGCATTGCCCGATCTGCGCGACCTATCTGAAGGAACTCGAGCGCCTAACACCCGAGTTCGAAAAGCGCGGCGTCAAGACTGTGGCCCTGTCCTCGGATGATGCGGACCGTGCGGCGCAGATGGCCGAAAAGGTCGGTGCCGACAACCTGCGCTTTGGCCACTCCGTGCCACTCACCGTTGCCAAGGACTGGGGTCTTTACATCTCCACGAGCCGCGGCACCACGTCCATCGGCATCGAAGAACCTGCCCTCTTCTCCGAACCTGGCGTTTTCCTTGTTCGCTCCAATGGCGAGCTCTATTTCGCATCATTTCAGACGATGCCTTTCGTTCGCCCGCATTTTCAGGAAATGGTTGGAGCCCTCGACTTCGTGAAGGCAAACGACTACCCGGGACGCGGCGAATACACCGGCGCTGTCTGA
- a CDS encoding alpha/beta hydrolase: MKISEADILLVPGYGDTPDGHWMKRWQAKMANAWVVEQKNWFKPDRKIWQDTLLARLEKTTKPVVLVGHSLGCTLIAHAVNDLPKEKVRGAFLVAPTDLERKKPKPKFDVGAFVPLPQSPLPFHAHVVASRSDENCTYERAETFAKAWGTTIQDAGEAGHINMASGHGPWPEGLMSFAHFMKRLG, from the coding sequence ATGAAAATTTCCGAAGCCGATATTCTTCTCGTGCCTGGGTATGGTGACACGCCAGATGGGCACTGGATGAAGCGCTGGCAGGCGAAAATGGCCAATGCCTGGGTGGTCGAGCAGAAGAACTGGTTCAAACCCGACCGGAAGATCTGGCAGGATACCCTTCTTGCACGGCTGGAAAAGACAACCAAGCCGGTGGTTCTTGTGGGCCATTCCCTCGGCTGTACGCTGATCGCCCACGCGGTCAACGATCTGCCGAAGGAGAAGGTTCGCGGCGCGTTTCTGGTGGCACCGACGGATCTGGAGCGCAAGAAGCCCAAGCCGAAGTTCGATGTGGGGGCCTTTGTGCCCCTGCCCCAGTCTCCGTTGCCTTTTCACGCCCATGTGGTTGCCAGCCGCTCAGATGAAAATTGCACTTATGAGCGTGCCGAAACGTTCGCCAAGGCGTGGGGAACCACCATCCAGGACGCAGGCGAAGCTGGCCATATCAACATGGCCAGCGGCCACGGTCCCTGGCCCGAAGGCCTGATGTCCTTCGCCCACTTCATGAAGCGCCTGGGCTAA
- the purS gene encoding phosphoribosylformylglycinamidine synthase subunit PurS, translating to MKARVIVTLKNGVLDPQGKAIEGALGGLGFGDIGSVRQGKVFDLELTTTNKEAAQAEIAQMCEKLLANTVIENYAIEID from the coding sequence ATGAAGGCACGTGTCATCGTCACCTTGAAGAACGGTGTTCTCGATCCTCAGGGAAAGGCCATTGAAGGTGCGCTCGGCGGCCTCGGTTTCGGCGACATCGGTTCGGTTCGTCAGGGCAAGGTGTTTGACCTGGAACTGACCACCACCAACAAGGAAGCCGCACAGGCTGAAATCGCCCAGATGTGCGAAAAACTTTTGGCAAACACGGTCATCGAGAACTACGCCATCGAAATCGACTGA
- a CDS encoding BA14K family protein: MTLKRTAIATLAASAITLAAVAPSSALPVSTSLYNAEQITDGMLLKVQNRNGFYTHNGKTYYNGRQGYKNARPGYKQYNGWWFPLAAFAASAVVGQGLTAKPTPSKARAPSRATGRFTAEHYAWCARKYRSYRTSDNTFQPYNGPRRQCVSPFAGR; this comes from the coding sequence ATGACCCTGAAACGAACCGCCATCGCAACCCTGGCAGCATCAGCGATCACCCTGGCCGCAGTTGCGCCCTCCTCCGCGTTGCCCGTCAGCACGAGCTTGTACAACGCGGAACAGATCACGGATGGGATGCTGCTCAAGGTTCAGAACCGGAACGGCTTTTACACCCACAACGGCAAGACCTATTACAACGGCCGACAGGGCTACAAGAACGCACGTCCCGGCTACAAGCAATACAATGGCTGGTGGTTTCCTCTCGCAGCCTTTGCAGCCAGCGCAGTCGTGGGTCAGGGTCTGACGGCAAAGCCAACGCCTTCAAAAGCACGCGCACCGAGCCGTGCGACAGGTCGTTTCACGGCAGAACATTATGCATGGTGCGCTCGCAAATACCGTTCCTACCGGACCAGCGACAACACCTTCCAACCCTACAATGGCCCGCGCCGTCAGTGCGTGTCGCCCTTCGCGGGACGCTGA
- a CDS encoding phosphoribosylformylglycinamidine synthase-associated small membrane protein, whose translation MDSDAKNALRFMALKAAIFILFPALVALVTVLVML comes from the coding sequence ATGGATAGCGACGCGAAGAACGCACTCCGCTTCATGGCCCTCAAGGCCGCCATATTCATCCTGTTCCCTGCCCTCGTCGCTCTCGTAACCGTCCTGGTCATGCTCTGA
- the purQ gene encoding phosphoribosylformylglycinamidine synthase subunit PurQ: MKTAVIVFPGSNRDRDMFHALELITGTRPASVWHTESELPDTDLVIVPGGFSYGDYLRAGAIAARSPILKDLVKKANAGVTVLGVCNGFQILTEAGLLPGALMRNAGLNFVCKEVKLETVNDATRFSSSFKKGQVWRCPVAHHDGNYFADADTLKAIEDNGQVVFRYGEGTNPNGSIDDIAGVMNAKGNVLGMMPHPENLIEDLNGGTEGRLLFESLLAKAA, translated from the coding sequence ATGAAAACTGCCGTTATCGTCTTTCCAGGTTCCAACCGCGACCGCGACATGTTTCACGCGCTGGAGCTCATTACCGGCACCCGGCCCGCAAGTGTCTGGCACACCGAATCTGAACTTCCAGACACCGACCTTGTTATTGTGCCCGGCGGCTTTTCCTACGGCGACTATCTGCGCGCCGGCGCCATCGCGGCGCGCTCCCCGATCCTCAAGGATCTGGTGAAGAAGGCAAATGCGGGCGTCACCGTTCTGGGCGTCTGCAATGGCTTCCAGATCCTGACCGAGGCAGGCCTCCTGCCTGGCGCCCTTATGCGCAACGCGGGCCTCAACTTCGTCTGCAAGGAAGTGAAGCTCGAGACCGTCAACGACGCGACCCGCTTTTCCTCAAGCTTCAAAAAAGGTCAGGTCTGGCGCTGTCCGGTCGCACATCATGATGGCAATTACTTCGCCGATGCCGACACCCTGAAGGCGATCGAGGACAACGGCCAGGTCGTTTTCCGCTATGGTGAAGGCACCAACCCGAACGGATCCATCGACGACATTGCCGGCGTGATGAATGCGAAGGGCAATGTTCTTGGCATGATGCCGCACCCGGAAAACCTGATTGAAGATCTCAACGGTGGAACCGAGGGACGGCTTTTGTTTGAAAGCCTGCTCGCCAAGGCCGCCTAG
- a CDS encoding DUF1476 domain-containing protein, whose amino-acid sequence MSTFDKREDGFESKFAHDEELRFKATARRNKLLGLWAAEKLGLEGEAAEGYAKEVVRSDFEEPGDEDVFRKIRGDFDAKNIEQSDHQIRRTMDELMHTAVEQIQND is encoded by the coding sequence ATGAGCACATTCGACAAGCGCGAAGATGGATTTGAAAGCAAGTTCGCGCATGACGAGGAGCTAAGGTTCAAGGCGACCGCACGGCGCAACAAGCTGCTCGGCTTGTGGGCTGCGGAAAAGCTTGGCCTGGAAGGCGAAGCCGCCGAGGGCTATGCCAAGGAAGTTGTTCGCTCTGATTTTGAAGAGCCGGGCGATGAAGACGTCTTCCGCAAGATTCGCGGCGATTTCGATGCCAAGAACATCGAACAGTCCGACCATCAGATCCGCCGCACCATGGACGAGCTGATGCATACTGCGGTCGAGCAGATCCAGAACGATTGA
- a CDS encoding metallophosphoesterase family protein, which yields MKIAVLADIHGNLPALEAVIADMARESPDMVVNLGDCVSGPLWPDETGHLLMDKAWMTVGGNHDRVAVGPPVHPNNQTDHFTQSVLSSTVIDWLAALPFTCHLDESAAIFHATPHQDDLYLTESVTGENASLSSPAEILGRLGDGATSKLFLCGHTHIPRLIALPNGQTIFNPGSVGCPAYSDETPNHHVMEAGSPHARYGLLEKTGQLWTYRHKAIEYDWAAASKQAQNNGREGWAHALSTGFYPR from the coding sequence ATGAAAATCGCCGTCCTTGCAGACATTCATGGCAACCTTCCTGCACTCGAAGCAGTCATCGCCGATATGGCCCGCGAAAGCCCTGACATGGTCGTGAACCTGGGCGACTGCGTCTCCGGACCGCTTTGGCCCGATGAAACCGGTCACCTGCTGATGGACAAGGCGTGGATGACGGTCGGCGGCAATCATGACCGGGTTGCTGTTGGACCACCTGTTCATCCAAACAATCAAACCGATCACTTCACCCAGTCAGTCCTTTCCTCGACGGTCATCGACTGGCTGGCGGCGCTGCCGTTCACCTGTCACCTTGATGAAAGCGCCGCCATCTTTCACGCAACCCCACACCAAGACGATCTCTATCTGACGGAATCCGTGACCGGCGAGAACGCGTCGCTTTCCTCTCCTGCTGAAATCCTGGGACGTCTTGGAGACGGCGCGACGTCTAAACTGTTTTTGTGCGGCCACACCCACATTCCCAGGCTGATCGCGCTTCCGAACGGGCAGACCATCTTCAATCCGGGCAGCGTCGGCTGTCCTGCCTACAGCGACGAAACGCCGAACCACCACGTGATGGAAGCCGGCAGTCCTCATGCCCGGTACGGCCTGTTGGAAAAGACCGGTCAGCTCTGGACCTACCGGCATAAGGCCATCGAATACGACTGGGCAGCGGCCTCAAAACAGGCGCAGAACAACGGCCGGGAGGGCTGGGCACACGCCTTGTCGACGGGCTTTTATCCCCGCTGA
- a CDS encoding helix-turn-helix domain-containing protein has product MNVHATNVFGGRLDRLSSLIERFRVQADLVAPDEAEARGANFVVIRGDDDALRLVFVPSGSGDCAACDHLSVDESETLVVAAKIEIAGAGHHLVLALPRCISVDLVDAPDLRTVVSPLVEEVVQPRCGGQAVFHRLAEVVVIRLLRHALESDAADVGLLAGLSHPRLAAALVAMHERPGVAWNLESLAAEAGMSRTQFAVTFKEVLGMTPGAYMSNWRLDIARAELESGVQVRAVARMCGFASAAAFSRAFARRYGHAPKLERRKAI; this is encoded by the coding sequence ATGAACGTTCACGCCACCAACGTCTTCGGCGGACGCCTCGACAGGCTGTCGTCTCTTATCGAGCGTTTCAGGGTTCAGGCCGACCTTGTCGCTCCTGATGAGGCTGAAGCGCGGGGTGCGAATTTTGTCGTTATTCGGGGTGATGATGATGCGTTGCGGCTCGTGTTTGTGCCCAGTGGTTCCGGCGACTGCGCCGCTTGCGATCACCTGTCCGTTGATGAGAGTGAAACGCTGGTGGTCGCGGCGAAGATCGAGATTGCCGGTGCTGGGCATCATCTCGTGTTGGCGTTGCCCAGATGCATCTCGGTAGACCTCGTGGATGCGCCAGATCTGAGGACGGTTGTGTCCCCATTGGTCGAAGAGGTCGTTCAGCCCCGTTGCGGTGGGCAAGCGGTGTTCCACCGACTCGCCGAAGTTGTTGTAATTCGCCTGTTGCGCCACGCGCTGGAGAGTGACGCGGCTGACGTGGGGCTCCTTGCCGGTCTTTCGCACCCCAGGTTGGCAGCTGCGCTGGTGGCCATGCACGAACGTCCGGGTGTGGCTTGGAATTTGGAAAGCCTGGCTGCGGAAGCGGGCATGTCGCGCACGCAATTCGCGGTTACTTTCAAGGAAGTGCTTGGAATGACTCCTGGTGCCTATATGTCCAACTGGCGTCTGGACATCGCAAGGGCTGAACTCGAATCAGGGGTGCAGGTCAGGGCGGTTGCGCGCATGTGCGGTTTTGCTTCGGCAGCGGCGTTTTCAAGAGCCTTCGCGCGCCGCTACGGTCATGCGCCAAAGTTGGAACGGCGAAAGGCAATCTAG
- a CDS encoding PLP-dependent aminotransferase family protein yields MTNWIPNIPAGKGPMYLRLANQIAEDIVAGTLPAGAKLPPQRDLAYDLGITVGTVGRAYALVREKGLVSGEVGRGTYVLGTFAPVPETVTDESKTAPAIQLIPAPVLAGDVDFGSTRTAVPHPELTRLDSTSAPEIGQSEIVRNLMQQITSDSPYEIASYTRIIPDSWRQAGQRWLARGGWTPDVGSIVPAFGAQAAIMSVISATTSPGDRIVFEELTYSSIARGAVLMGRQPVAIARDERGPLPDELAKICAQKHPKVIFMMPTMHNPTLTTIPEDRRREIIAVAREHNLWIIEDEVYGSLRDTELTPLIALAPERTFHVGSLSKTVAAGLRGGWVSSPLSHAQRIANAHKMMTGGISFLLAELSARLVLSGAANDLRLRILAEIDARHGIILKEFQGLDFESAKDSPFLWLKLPEPWLPGTFKAAAASAKVLIDDEDEFKTGRPDRTHHRVRMGFTNPLTRAEVAASFATLKNLLDDGIAAYDSFE; encoded by the coding sequence ATGACAAATTGGATTCCGAATATTCCCGCTGGCAAGGGACCGATGTATCTGCGCCTGGCGAACCAGATCGCAGAAGACATTGTCGCGGGCACGCTCCCGGCGGGCGCAAAGCTGCCGCCGCAACGAGATCTCGCCTATGATCTTGGAATTACGGTCGGCACCGTTGGCAGGGCCTATGCGCTGGTGCGGGAGAAAGGTCTGGTTAGCGGAGAGGTTGGGCGCGGCACCTATGTGCTTGGCACTTTCGCTCCTGTACCGGAAACCGTGACAGATGAAAGCAAGACAGCGCCAGCCATTCAACTGATCCCCGCTCCAGTGCTCGCTGGCGATGTTGATTTCGGGAGCACACGAACGGCCGTTCCCCATCCTGAGCTGACCCGCCTGGACAGCACATCGGCCCCGGAAATCGGACAGTCCGAAATCGTCCGAAACCTGATGCAACAGATCACCAGCGATTCCCCCTACGAGATCGCCAGCTACACACGCATCATTCCGGACAGTTGGCGTCAGGCAGGCCAACGGTGGCTGGCGCGCGGCGGCTGGACGCCAGACGTCGGCTCGATCGTCCCTGCCTTCGGCGCTCAGGCGGCAATCATGTCCGTTATCAGCGCCACCACCTCTCCAGGCGACAGGATTGTCTTCGAAGAACTGACCTATAGCTCGATTGCCCGCGGCGCGGTGCTCATGGGCCGGCAGCCAGTTGCAATTGCGCGCGACGAGCGCGGCCCCCTGCCTGACGAGCTGGCGAAAATATGCGCGCAGAAGCATCCGAAGGTTATCTTCATGATGCCGACCATGCACAATCCGACCCTGACGACTATCCCCGAAGACCGACGCCGGGAGATTATCGCCGTCGCCCGCGAGCACAATCTCTGGATTATCGAGGATGAGGTATACGGCTCCCTTCGCGATACGGAGCTGACGCCTCTCATCGCCCTTGCGCCCGAGCGCACGTTCCACGTCGGCTCCCTGTCCAAAACCGTCGCCGCGGGTTTGCGTGGCGGCTGGGTTTCTAGCCCCTTGTCACACGCCCAGCGCATCGCCAACGCCCACAAGATGATGACAGGCGGCATCTCGTTTCTGCTGGCCGAGCTGTCTGCTCGGCTGGTTCTCAGCGGCGCAGCGAATGATCTACGCCTGCGAATCCTTGCTGAAATCGATGCACGCCACGGCATCATTCTCAAGGAATTCCAGGGGCTCGACTTCGAATCGGCCAAGGATTCCCCCTTCCTTTGGCTGAAATTGCCCGAGCCGTGGTTGCCCGGCACCTTCAAGGCCGCCGCTGCGTCAGCCAAGGTGCTCATTGATGACGAGGACGAGTTCAAGACCGGTCGTCCGGACAGAACCCACCACCGCGTACGTATGGGCTTCACAAACCCTCTCACCCGTGCGGAAGTTGCAGCATCCTTTGCCACCTTGAAAAACCTGCTCGATGACGGCATCGCCGCCTATGACAGCTTTGAGTGA